The DNA region GGTTCTTCGCGTTGCTTCGAATTAAACCACATGCTCCACCGCTTGTGCGGGCCCCCGTCAATTCATTTGAGTTTTAACCTTGCGGCCGTACTCCCCAGGCGGTCAACTTAATGCGTTAGCTGCGCCACTAAGAGCTCAAGGCTCCCAACGGCTAGTTGACATCGTTTACGGCGTGGACTACCAGGGTATCTAATCCTGTTTGCTCCCCACGCTTTCGCACCTCAGTGTCAGTATCAGTCCAGGTGGTCGCCTTCGCCACTGGTGTTCCTTCCTATATCTACGCATTTCACCGCTACACAGGAAATTCCACCACCCTCTACCATACTCTAGCTTGCCAGTTTTGGATGCAGTTCCCAGGTTGAGCCCGGGGATTTCACATTCAACTTAACAAACCACCTACGCGCGCTTTACGCCCAGTAATTCCGATTAACGCTTGCACCCTCTGTATTACCGCGGCTGCTGGCACAGAGTTAGCCGGTGCTTATTCTGTCGGTAACGTCAAAACAGATACGTATTAGGTAACTGCCCTTCCTCCCAACTTAAAGTGCTTTACAATCCGAAGACCTTCTTCACACACGCGGCATGGCTGGATCAGGCTTTCGCCCATTGTCCAATATTCCCCACTGCTGCCTCCCGTAGGAGTCTGGACCGTGTCTCAGTTCCAGTGTGACTGATCATCCTCTCAGACCAGTTACGGATCGTCGCCTTGGTGAGCCATTACCTCACCAACTAGCTAATCCGACCTAGGCTCATCTGATAGCGCAAGGCCCGAAGGTCCCCTGCTTTCTCCCGTAGGACGTATGCGGTATTAGCGTCCGTTTCCGAGCGTTATCCCCCACTACCAGGCAGATTCCTAGGCATTACTCACCCGTCCGCCGCTCGCCACCAGGTACAAGTACCCGTGCTGCCGCTCGACTTGCATGTGTTAGGCCTGCCGCCAGCGTTCAATCTGAGCCATGATCAAACTCTTCAGTTCAAACATCTAACTGGGTTTTGAGAAAACCCTAAACTTGGCTCAGCAATCGTTGGTTACATCTTTGATTTCTCGCGGAGTAACTTGGGTTGCTGATAATCTGTTGACTTCAGTCTGACACCACAAGCACCCACACGAATTGCTTGATTCAGTTGTTAAAGAGCGGGTGGTTAAGAGCTTTACTCTCAACCGAGGCGCGCATTCTACAGCGTCTCTTGTATCTGTCAAGCGGTTATTTTAAGAAGTTTTCAAAGTTTCCTTTGCAACTTCAACCACTTGCGCTTCGATCAACTCGTGAGTTGCTCATCAGCGGGAGGCGAATTCTACAGCGTTACAACCGCGTGTCAAACTCTTTTTTCTCACCGCTGTCGATCACTCTAGACTCGACCTCCTTCCTCGCTGACTCTCAACTCGAAACCTTCGTAAACCATTGATCTACAAGAGTTTTTCGTTTCCGTCTGCCCCGGAAGTGGGGCGAATTATAGACACATCACAGAGGGCGTCAACCGTTAATTTCAAAAACCCTGCAATCAGTCGATTTGTGATTACCTATATAGAAGAAAGGATGCCAGCTGCGCAGTATATTGCTCAATCGACGAATAGTCCGCATCATGCACGATCACCAGCGTACGCATCACACCCGGGATGAATAACCGAAATGCCTGATAAACCCAATAACATTGCTGCCGCCCTGTTCCCGCTGGGACTGCTGATCATTGCCATGGCATCCATTCAAAGCGGTGCATCCTTGGCCAAAACACTTTTCCCTGTAGTGGGCGCGCAAGGCACCACGACATTGCGGCTTATATTCGCCAGCCTGATTCTGCTGATCGTGCTTCGCCCATGGCGAGCGCGCCTGACCGCGAAGTCACTGCGTACCGTCGTTATATACGGGGTTGCGTTGGGCAGCATGAACCTCCTCTTCTATATGTCCTTGCAGACCGTGCCGCTGGGCATTGCGGTAGCGCTCGAATTCACCGGCCCGCTGACCGTCGCGCTGCTGTCATCACGCAAGCCCATCGACTTCCTGTGGGTCACACTCGCAGTAATCGGCCTTCTTCTGTTAATACCTCTGGGCAACTCCAGCGCGTCGATCGATCTGCTCGGTGCAAGTTACGCCCTGGGTGCCGGTGTGTGCTGGGCCATCTACATTATGTTCGGACACAAGGCCGGGGCAGACAACGGCGTTCAGACGGCAGCGCTGGGGGTGATCATTGCAGCGATCTTTATCGGACCTGTCGGCGTGGTTCACGCAGGCTGGGCGCTACTGGACATCTCGCTGATACCCGCCGCACTGGGCGTTGCCATCCTGTCGACTGCCCTCCCCTATAGCCTGGAGATGGTCGCCTTGACGCGCATGCCGGCGCGCACGTTCGGCACATTGGCTAGCCTGGAGCCGGTCTTCGCAGCGCTATCAGGATTGATCTTTCTGCACGAAAACCTGTCATTGACCCAGTGGCTGGCAATCGGCGCGATCATCATTGCCTCGATTGGTGCGACGCTGAGCTCGGCACAGGAGAAACCTCAGCTGGTTCCGGCTGACTGAGCGACGACTCAGGGCGAGAAACGACATGGCACTAGCATTTGTCACGCGCTTGAGCCATGTTAAACACCTGATTGATCTGTTTAAGATTTTTGCGTTGGGGTCTCATCGGCGTGCGAGTCACCCACTGCGGGGACAGCAGCCCCTATTGACCGTCTAAGGACAGGAATGAAATTCATTTTTATCGTATTGGCCATGCTTGTGGTGGCCGGCTGTGCGGCGACATCCAAACCGGTCATGCAAGGCAAGCGTGGCATTCATATCAATTGCTCGGGGCTTTCATCGTCCTGGGCAAAATGCTATGACCTGGCGACCAATGCCTGCACCTCGAAGTCATTCAAGGTGATTGCCAAATCCGGCGACGTCGCAGAAGAGCCAGAAGATTATCCGTTCGGGCTCAATCCGGCAGGCTATACCAGTCGCAGCATGATCATCGTCTGCAGAAAACGCGCTCCACTGGCTGATCCACTGCCGCAGCACTGAAGCTGCGGCAATGCCAAAAGCCTTCCCCTAGACCGCTACGGTGCGCGCCTGTAGCCAGAGCAATGCAGCGCCCCGCAGAAGCGGACTCAGTCTGGCCCTGACGTGAGCATGGTAGCTGTTCAGCCAGTTGCGCTCCTCTTCGTTCAACATTGATATCTCAATGCAGCGTGTATCGATCGGGCACAAGGTCAGGGTTTCGAAGCGCAGAAACTCACCAAACTCGGTGCTGCCTGCTGGCTGATTGATCACCAGGTTTTCGATACGTACGCCCCAGCGACCCGGCCGATAGGTCCCAGGCTCGATGGACGTAATCATTCCCGGCAACATCGCTGTCTGAGGCGTAGCCGGTGCCTGATAGGCGATAACCTGCGGCCCTTCGTGGACGTTCAGGAAATAGCCGACGCCGTGCCCGGTGCCATGTCCGTAATTCACGCCTTCCGTCCACAGGGGAGCGCGCGCGATCGCATCCAGCAGCGGCGAAAGAATACCCTTCGGAAAATGCGTGCGAGACAAGGCAATTACGCCCTTCAGCACTCGCGCACAATCCTGTTTCTGTTCAGCGCTGGGCGTTCCTATCGCAACCATGCGGGTGATATCGGTTGTGCCACCCGGGTACTGCCCACCCGAGTCGATCAGCAACAGTCCATCACCCTCGATGCGCGCGTGCTCGGCTTCGGTCGCGCGGTAATGCGGCATCGCCCCGTTGGCATTGAAGCCTGCGATGGTGGCAAAACTGGGGGATACGTAACCCGGACGCCGCTCACGCGCCTGCGTCAGCATTTCATCGATGGTCAGTTCGCTGACCGGCTGACGACCCAGGGCACTGTCCAGCCAGGCGAAGAACTCGCACAGCGCTGCGCCGTCCTGCTCCATCGCCTCTCGGATATGAGCAGTGTCGGTTTCAGTCTTCTGTGCTTTCAGAAGCGTGCTCGGGTTTAGCCCTTCGACCAGCGTGACTTCACTGTCCAGGTAATCGAGCAGACCACAGGTGACTCGCGCCGGGTCGACCAACAGCCGCGCGTCTTTCGGCACCTTGCGCAAGGCCGCGCCGATCTGCGTGTATTCGGCGATGTTGACCCCGTCACGTTCAAGGCTGGAGCGGACGGCTTCGGGGACTTTTTTCGAGTCGACGAACAGCGTGACGCCGGTAGGCCCGATGACAGCGAAGGATATGAACACAGGATTGTAGGAGACATCGGAGCCACGCAAATTGAACAGCCAGGCAATGTCATCCAGTGTGGCGATGAAGTGCCAGTCAGCATTGCGTTCGGTCATGATCTTGCGCACCTGAGCGAGCTTTTCAACGCGCTTCAGGGAAGCCTGCGGCGGCAAGTGTTCATACACCGGAAGCGTTGGCAACGCAGGACGATCCTGCCAGAGCTCTATCAGCAGATCGATATCGGTACGCAGCCGCGCACCCCGCTCATAAAGCTTGCTGGCCAGCGTGCGCGAAGAGGCGACCGCCAGAACAGCACCGTCAACCGCAACCACGCTTTCGGCCTGGGCCTGCTCAGCCAGCCATTCCAGAGGGCCTGGCTGACCTGGCAACAGCTTGACCAGCTCGATACCGCTGCCAGCCAGCTCCTTGGTGGCTTGCTCCCAGTAGCGACTGTCAGCCCATACGCCTGCGAAGTCGTGGGTGATGATCAGCGTACCGACCGAGCCGTGAAAGCCGGACAGCCATTGGCGCCCCTGCCAGTAGCCGGGCAGGTACTCGGAGAGATGAGGGTCCGCTGACGGTACCAGCCAGGCATCGATGCGCTCGCGCCTCATCAAGGCGCGGGTTTGCGCCAAACGTTCTGCCACGTCTGCACTGGCACTGGATTGCGTACTCATTGAGTCTCCTGCTGAACCGGAAATTGACGGCTGTCGTGGGTTCAGATAATGGAGTACTCATCGAGCCTGAGCAACCGCCCAGAACGCTGGCCGGGCAAGACAGTCCCGGACAGCCTCGGCGGCGTGTTCGATATCCTGGTCCCGCGTGAAACGCCCAAGGCTCAGGCGAATGGTCTGACCCGCCGCCTGTGGGCTGTGCCCCAGAGCCAGGAGAACATGCGAGGGTGCGCTCTTCGCCGAATTGCAGGCCGAGGTAGAGGAGAACGCCAGCC from Pseudomonas syringae includes:
- the rhtA gene encoding threonine/homoserine exporter RhtA, with the protein product MPDKPNNIAAALFPLGLLIIAMASIQSGASLAKTLFPVVGAQGTTTLRLIFASLILLIVLRPWRARLTAKSLRTVVIYGVALGSMNLLFYMSLQTVPLGIAVALEFTGPLTVALLSSRKPIDFLWVTLAVIGLLLLIPLGNSSASIDLLGASYALGAGVCWAIYIMFGHKAGADNGVQTAALGVIIAAIFIGPVGVVHAGWALLDISLIPAALGVAILSTALPYSLEMVALTRMPARTFGTLASLEPVFAALSGLIFLHENLSLTQWLAIGAIIIASIGATLSSAQEKPQLVPAD
- a CDS encoding aminopeptidase P family protein — its product is MSTQSSASADVAERLAQTRALMRRERIDAWLVPSADPHLSEYLPGYWQGRQWLSGFHGSVGTLIITHDFAGVWADSRYWEQATKELAGSGIELVKLLPGQPGPLEWLAEQAQAESVVAVDGAVLAVASSRTLASKLYERGARLRTDIDLLIELWQDRPALPTLPVYEHLPPQASLKRVEKLAQVRKIMTERNADWHFIATLDDIAWLFNLRGSDVSYNPVFISFAVIGPTGVTLFVDSKKVPEAVRSSLERDGVNIAEYTQIGAALRKVPKDARLLVDPARVTCGLLDYLDSEVTLVEGLNPSTLLKAQKTETDTAHIREAMEQDGAALCEFFAWLDSALGRQPVSELTIDEMLTQARERRPGYVSPSFATIAGFNANGAMPHYRATEAEHARIEGDGLLLIDSGGQYPGGTTDITRMVAIGTPSAEQKQDCARVLKGVIALSRTHFPKGILSPLLDAIARAPLWTEGVNYGHGTGHGVGYFLNVHEGPQVIAYQAPATPQTAMLPGMITSIEPGTYRPGRWGVRIENLVINQPAGSTEFGEFLRFETLTLCPIDTRCIEISMLNEEERNWLNSYHAHVRARLSPLLRGAALLWLQARTVAV